The DNA sequence ACGTTTTACAGTAATACATTCCTTTAACAGAAATTTAATGAGCTACATGTTAtacattcagtgttttcaatATTTTGGTTAACCATGAGTTTTGGCTTGcaattgtattaaatatgtatGATATAAGTGTTCTtatgcatgcattttatttgaatgcgGCCATATGTACTGCTGCAGAGTTCAACACAGTTACGTGTGTTCACAGACCCTCCTGAGACGTCCATCTATCCGAGGAACGATGTGCAGCTGGGTGTTGAAAACACGCTCATCTGTCACGTGACTGGCTTCTTTCCTCCACCTGTCAATGTCTCGTGGGCTAAGAACAATGTGATTGTGACAGAAGATGTGAGTCTGAGTCAGTACCGGCCGAGGAGAGATGGATCCTTCCATGTGTTCTCCTCTCTGAAGATCACTCCTGAAGCTAGAGACGTTTACAGCTGCACAGTGAACCACCGAGCGCTCCAGGGCCAACCGCAGACCAGAATATGGAGTAAGAGCCATTTACAAAGAATCAAATGAgctgatttaaaaacaacagtattGATTCTGTGACAAATGAAATACCAAGCGCTGAGAGGATTGTTACAGTGAAAGTGCATCTGCTCAGCAGCTGTTCTAACATTCACATTCATATACTGAATTCATATTACATATACCTCTAATCACCAGGTGTCCCGGAGGCGGCTGCTGTCCTCCCCAGCGTGGGTCCGGCGGTCTTCTGTGGAGTGGGATTGACTCTGGGGCTCCTGGGAGTCGCTACTGGACTCTTCTTCCTCATTAAAGCAACTACAACTGCAACTACGCCAGACATgaccaaaaacataaaacatttaatgcaGTGGACCCAATCAAAGAGAGCTTATCCAGGATTCTGAAGACATTACAATTGCAGTTCATCAGAAGTAATCTAAAGAATTCAGAATCTtacttaataattaaaataagacaCTTTTGCTACCTTCATGCTAAACGTAGTTGATTTTGTCATGGACTGAAATATGAAATTTTTTGTACTTAAAATTATGGCAATAAAATTTAAACATGTTTCAGAAACTTTCACTGTTATAAAGCAGGGGGATcgccatttttgtttttttctttgcatatgTATTCTCTGCATACACAACTTGCCATATAAAAAGCTGTTAGAAATAAAGCGTGCAGGGACTGAGAAGGCATGGACATGCAGAAGGGTattttacagtgatataaaGCAGTCACTTTAGAAAAGTCTACATGATTTTATCAGATGTTATACACtgattaaaggaacactccactttttttgaaaataggctcattttccaATCCCCCagagttaaacagttgagttttaccgtttttgaatccattcagccgatctccgggtctggcgatagcacttttagcatagcttagcatagaacattgaatctgattagaccgttagcatcgcgctcaaaaatgaccaaagagttttgatatttttcctatttaaagcttgactcttctgtagtttcATTGACGGGAAATTAAAAGTTgtgattttctaggccgatatagctaggaactatactcccagtccggcgtaataatcaaggaactttgctgccgtaacatggccgcagcaggcgcaaTGATATTACGCAgtgcctgaaagtagtccccagctagttAACTAGTTATGATATATAGGGGACTATTTTCAGGTGCTGCATAATATCACTGATTATTATGCTGAAATGAGAGTACAGTTCCTAGCTataatcggcctagaaaattgcaacttttcattttccgccggtctcaGTACACgatgtaactacagaagagtcaagttttaaataggacaaatatcgaaactctttatttgattttatagttatgtatacattattttattttaaatggttgaaaaacctgttttgacatcaaaataaagcactttccctctgtacatggctgtggggacgagcagttttgtggtgcttggaattctttataattattataaaacaaatattgccacattgatggctcaagaaggtttaattgttcaaataacactgtttcatttaaaaaaaaaaaaaaaaaaaattgtaaccaagTCTAATATTTCTGTAAGGGAAgaaaaatggacatttccatagaatgacccctATATATTTTAGGCTATAAATATGTGGCTATGTTAGAGCTCCTctttgaagctcttgtgcttttctcctttttcatctctccaatcctattctgctcacaggtgattGGAGGTAAGTTTTGTTCCCACTTTTGCTGCAGTTTGctgatttttgtaaaatagcttgtttttgcttttcagataaaagagtggtttcagtttaatatgttgcaggctTATTTATTGGTAAtaagaaattattaataaataatactgatgataataaatcataaaaaaaaaaatattgggcttgttttaggcttgtttttgaagctgcggttgcttatttgtctTGCGAGAGTTGGCAACAGTGGTCACAAGCCAAAAACTCAGGTTTCCCTGTCTACACGATAAAACTGCAACCTGAGCCTTTGAAAATCTTCCAGCTGGCAGaagttttcaaaaatgtttggtTTCAGTGACCTGGTGCAGCGTTTGTGTGAGGACGAACGGCCAAACCGCACAGAAAAAGCTGCAGTTTTGAAAATACCCGCGTTCGTGTGGACAGGGCCTTAgagaggagaaatcaatctGTACATagaaaatattgtataataattacatataaataaactagTTTTTACCGGtgcaatgttaaaaacaaagcaTCGCGATACAAATGCCAATGCAAACTTTTATAAACCGATGCATCGCATCGTTAACTTTTATGCTGATGTACCGATGCGATTCGGTGAATATTACCATACCCAATAGGTATATTTGggctgtttaaaatatttaagaaaataattcatgtattttagAGTTGTTTGAGTTGGGGGTAAATTAAACACGATCTACGGTGATGTTGCAATCATGTTGCATTGTGGTCTACGGAGCGGCCTGCAGTGTGCATATGAAGCAGACTCGCTCTCTCGGTCTAGATCAAGGGGTCGAGGGTGTGCCCATACAAAAGTCCCTTGTTACATTTAACGAAGTGAAACGTGTTATTCACCTGAGAGGAAGTGCTTAGGGAAGTTCACGAGGGCGTGTCTAAAAGGGAAGTGGAACACAGGCTGAATAATTATAGGAACTAGCTACCAATGCGGTTCCCAGACAAATAAATGTTCCTCTGTGACCCTTTCCTGGTCACATTCTAATGATTTAATAATGATAGTTATTATAGAGTGTTATcgtggattaaaaaaaaataataaagtgtttGCGTCCTCTAAAACTGGAGAGCTTGTTGAAAGCTTGCAGGTTTTTCCAGGAATGTAAGTAAAAAGGACATTGAGTTTACCaagttaagcattatttaaattttttgaagtgcgtttttaaaatgaaagcagGATATGGTTTAGCAACACGTGACACATCAGCAAACAGTGTCTGATTGGACAGTGGTTTTAGACCCTCATCTCTTCATCATGAAGGGAGTATTGGCTGCTCTCAGTTGTGATAGTCAGAGCGAGTGAACATGTCTCTGCCAAAGCTCTGGGGTTTCCATCACATTCTCCTGCTGTCTGTATTCACCGGCGCAGGTGAGAGTAACGGGCTGTACTAACCGACA is a window from the Onychostoma macrolepis isolate SWU-2019 chromosome 03, ASM1243209v1, whole genome shotgun sequence genome containing:
- the LOC131537595 gene encoding H-2 class II histocompatibility antigen, A-U alpha chain-like, coding for MELYLAMLSLTVFLSADAQLEHNDFSITGCSETEKESMTGSDGEEAWHADFNQKTGVVTLPDFADPMSFLGFYEESIADQEVCKQNLAVLIKAYKSPPEEMDPPETSIYPRNDVQLGVENTLICHVTGFFPPPVNVSWAKNNVIVTEDVSLSQYRPRRDGSFHVFSSLKITPEARDVYSCTVNHRALQGQPQTRIWSVPEAAAVLPSVGPAVFCGVGLTLGLLGVATGLFFLIKATTTATTPDMTKNIKHLMQWTQSKRAYPGF